In Anopheles gambiae chromosome 2, idAnoGambNW_F1_1, whole genome shotgun sequence, a single window of DNA contains:
- the LOC1269395 gene encoding zinc finger protein 120, producing the protein MSTVPNTTEGNRCIICLQCATTMVPLDTKVDIAGVPISCETMYCNFTGLQYDPTTLTEEHLALKLCLACLSQLNSCYLFQKQAIDNFYECFVRSYEKLTIEVQTSSYAVIEQSNKLAEICPDFEDEDVGPSGDEKEEYDDNATANHPTPSPTKLEAEMEKVEEEHFEPIAEQRHASEESQREQTVPKTEPQQEQPSIICKECASLTEQPISFRKHFVRAHCTVGAHGQHQCTLCGRCFQTRGSFHRHIRVHTGTKQYACQYCAKSFHYLHHLQVHERTHTNERPFACGQCAKTFTTNDRLQVHGRTHQLALPYECEHCRKRFKTRPYLHRHKQIKHDRPAEAFRLCRCEQCGLPFASQSGLTYHMQSAHPTRPNEGTGVAASLTCDGRAGRHGEPSQHRCDVCGAQFKQKITLTRHRLRHDGIRPFRCDICGSAFTQKGTLKTHMRTHTDERPFECAACGERFRSAAARRTHQLRHRCPGQQADERSQEQ; encoded by the exons ATGAGCACTGTTCCGAACACGACGGAAGGCAATAGGTGCATCATTTGCTTGCAGTGTGCAACGACAATGGTGCCGCTGGACACGAAAGTCGACATCGCCGGTGTTCCGATTAGCTGTGAAACCATGTACTGCAACTTTACTGGACTGCAG TACGATCCAACCACACTTACGGAGGAGCATTTGGCCCTGAAGCTCTGTTTGGCGTGCCTGTCTCAGCTCAACTCGTGCTACCTCTTTCAAAAGCAAGCGATCGACAATTTTTACGAATGCTTCGTACGATCGTACGAGAAGCTTACGATCGAGGTGCAAACATCCTCTTACGCTGTGATCGAGCAATCGAACAAGCTGGCCGAAATTTGTCCCGACTTTGAGGACGAAGATGTTGGGCCAAGCGGGGACGAGAAGGAGGAATATGACGATAATGCTACAGCAAACCATCCCACGCCTTCACCGACTAAACTGGAAGCTGAGATGGAGAAGGTGGAGGAAGAACATTTTGAACCCATTGCCGAACAGAGGCACGCGTCAGAAGAATCGCAACGCGAACAAACTGTACCGAAGACTGAACCCCAGCAAGAGCAACCAAGCATCATCTGCAAGGAATGCGCCAGCCTGACCGAACAGCCCATTTCCTTCCGCAAACACTTTGTGCGCGCTCACTGCACGGTGGGGGCGCACGGGCAGCATCAGTGTACGCTGTGCGGTCGGTGCTTCCAAACCAGGGGCTCCTTCCATCGGCACATACGCGTGCACACGGGCACGAAGCAGTACGCGTGCCAGTACTGTGCCAAATCGTTCCACTATCTGCACCATCTGCAGGTGCACGAGCGTACGCACACGAACGAACGGCCGTTCGCGTGCGGCCAATGCGCGAAAACGTTCACCACCAACGATCGGCTGCAGGTGCACGGGCGGACGCACCAGCTAGCGCTGCCGTACGAGTGTGAGCACTGTCGCAAGCGGTTCAAAACTCGCCCCTACCTTCACCGGCACAAGCAGATCAAGCACGACCGGCCGGCGGAAGCGTTCCGACTCTGCCGGTGTGAGCAGTGCGGCCTGCCGTTTGCATCACAGTCCGGCCTTACCTATCACATGCAGTCGGCGCATCCGACGCGTCCAAACGAGGGGACAGGTGTGGCGGCATCGCTGACCTGTGATGGACGCGCCGGACGGCACGGAGAACCCAGCCAACACCGGTGTGATGTGTGCGGGGCACAGTTTAAGCAAAAAATTACCCTAACCCGTCACAGGCTCCG GCACGATGGAATACGACCGTTTCGGTGCGACATTTGCGGCAGTGCCTTCACGCAGAAGGGCACGCTGAAGACGCACATGCGCACGCACACGGACGAAAGGCCGTTCGAGTGTGCGGCGTGCGGCGAACGCTTCCGGTCTGCAGCAGCGCGCCGAACGCACCAGCTGCGACATCGTTGCCCCGGGCAACAGGCCGACGAACGATCACAAGAGCAGTGA